One Brachyspira suanatina DNA segment encodes these proteins:
- a CDS encoding DUF5682 family protein, which yields MKKADKTNKNSIKDNNNFDECFEESIKNNVIFFPIRHHSPACSYHLKKIFESFKPDAVLIEGPSDCNDLMKYMVEEDTKAPFCIYSSYVDGNNEKYRCYYPFLYYSPEFTAIRESLKNNIHCRFIDMNYAFMIENAKYDSDPEKENNNEENSEDIDSNKENDNEKKKKKLISIYDNDDNKFNVNAYTVELTKKAGLRTFAELWERDFEINGILKESKDFIRSVYALGYYMRLIEDEDFETRNREYVMALNVKNALEKYNRVLVVTGSFHTKGIIDKLKEDEKDNKKLNKEYKKLKKYIISNTANYLIPYSFEDADARRGYRAGIEFPAFYNLVYKELENYSSKNNTDDIGNMYLNVVMSFIIKASNIDRHNHNVSIPDCINAYYMAVNLAKLRGKHSAGVYELIDAAKSAFVKGDISLENTSNLDLMMKLLSGMSNGTVSSKSIVPPVVIDFRNKCKEYKIKTDKTEEKESILDIVKNESHFEKSKFFHKMRFLDAGFCKLEKGPDYVNKVNKNLAREIWKYEYKTSVESALIDKSVYGVTIEELASNLIVERLNNRIEAREVSKLLIEANVMGIYSFFTDNYNKIEETILSDNNFVSLCSCLNNLSYLANMEAINNNFSKERESLFDNYDIMAVIESLAKQTFMLAVVNMDSMKNLNEEEALKNSHYIKNLYSFTLENPNWCDIDAFNDKIDLMLDNTFGSSHIYAVCLALKYKSGRLMADEFSNIVSSFMESSDIEAASYFLNGILLAARDILFINENIISSIDSAIKKLDDDKFLEVLPNFRYAFSNLSPVEIERFSGIIADRYNISKNKILIDVNLSIEEIQLASKIDNEVFDLISKTL from the coding sequence ATGAAAAAAGCAGATAAAACAAATAAAAATAGTATAAAAGATAATAACAACTTTGATGAGTGTTTTGAAGAAAGCATAAAGAATAATGTAATATTCTTTCCTATAAGACACCATTCGCCTGCATGCTCATATCATTTGAAGAAAATTTTTGAGAGTTTTAAACCTGACGCTGTACTTATAGAAGGGCCAAGCGACTGTAATGATTTGATGAAGTATATGGTAGAAGAAGATACTAAAGCACCATTTTGTATTTATTCAAGCTATGTTGATGGTAATAATGAGAAATACAGATGTTATTATCCTTTTTTGTATTATTCGCCGGAGTTTACCGCTATAAGAGAATCATTAAAAAATAATATTCACTGCCGTTTCATAGATATGAATTATGCTTTTATGATAGAAAATGCCAAATATGATTCAGATCCTGAAAAAGAAAATAATAATGAAGAAAATTCAGAAGATATAGATAGTAATAAAGAAAATGATAATGAAAAGAAAAAAAAGAAATTAATATCGATTTATGATAATGATGATAATAAATTCAATGTTAATGCTTACACAGTAGAGCTTACAAAAAAAGCAGGACTTAGAACTTTTGCCGAACTTTGGGAGAGAGATTTCGAGATAAATGGAATACTTAAAGAAAGCAAAGATTTTATAAGAAGCGTTTATGCATTAGGCTATTATATGCGTTTGATAGAAGATGAAGATTTTGAAACTAGAAACAGAGAATATGTAATGGCTTTGAATGTTAAAAATGCATTAGAAAAATATAATAGAGTTTTGGTAGTTACAGGAAGTTTTCACACTAAAGGCATAATAGATAAATTAAAAGAAGATGAAAAAGATAATAAAAAATTAAATAAAGAATATAAAAAATTAAAAAAATATATAATTTCAAATACAGCCAACTATTTAATACCATATTCATTTGAAGATGCTGATGCAAGAAGAGGATACAGAGCAGGAATAGAGTTTCCGGCATTTTATAATTTAGTTTATAAAGAACTTGAAAATTACAGCAGTAAAAATAATACTGATGATATTGGCAATATGTATTTAAATGTTGTGATGTCATTTATAATAAAAGCCTCAAATATAGACAGGCATAATCATAATGTAAGTATTCCTGACTGTATTAATGCTTATTATATGGCAGTTAATCTTGCAAAATTAAGGGGCAAGCATTCTGCAGGAGTTTATGAGCTTATAGATGCTGCTAAAAGTGCATTTGTCAAAGGCGATATATCTTTGGAGAATACAAGCAATCTTGATTTGATGATGAAGCTTCTTTCAGGTATGTCAAATGGTACTGTATCATCAAAAAGTATAGTTCCTCCTGTTGTTATAGATTTTAGAAATAAATGCAAAGAATATAAAATAAAAACTGATAAAACAGAAGAAAAAGAATCTATATTAGACATAGTAAAAAATGAAAGTCATTTTGAAAAGAGTAAATTTTTTCATAAGATGAGATTTTTAGATGCAGGCTTTTGTAAATTAGAAAAAGGTCCTGACTATGTAAATAAAGTTAATAAGAATCTAGCAAGAGAAATTTGGAAATATGAATATAAAACATCTGTAGAATCTGCTTTAATAGATAAATCTGTTTATGGTGTAACAATAGAAGAATTAGCATCAAATTTAATAGTTGAAAGACTTAATAACCGTATAGAAGCCAGAGAAGTGTCAAAACTTTTAATAGAAGCTAATGTTATGGGCATTTATAGCTTTTTTACTGATAACTATAATAAAATAGAAGAAACTATACTCAGTGATAATAATTTTGTAAGTCTTTGCTCTTGCCTTAATAATTTATCATATTTGGCTAATATGGAAGCTATCAATAATAATTTTTCAAAAGAGCGAGAATCTTTATTTGATAATTATGACATAATGGCAGTTATAGAATCTTTAGCCAAACAGACATTTATGCTTGCTGTTGTCAATATGGATTCTATGAAGAATTTAAATGAAGAAGAAGCATTAAAAAATTCTCATTATATAAAAAATCTATATTCATTTACATTAGAAAATCCTAATTGGTGTGATATAGATGCATTTAATGATAAGATAGATTTAATGCTTGATAATACATTCGGAAGTTCTCATATATATGCAGTTTGCTTAGCTTTAAAATACAAATCAGGAAGATTGATGGCTGATGAATTTTCTAATATAGTATCATCTTTTATGGAATCTTCAGATATAGAAGCCGCATCATATTTTTTGAATGGTATACTTTTAGCGGCAAGAGATATATTATTTATTAATGAAAATATAATCAGCAGTATAGATTCAGCAATAAAAAAATTGGATGATGATAAATTTCTAGAAGTACTTCCTAATTTCAGATATGCATTTTCAAATTTAAGTCCTGTAGAAATAGAGCGTTTTTCAGGTATTATAGCTGATAGATATAATATCAGTAAAAACAAAATATTAATTGATGTTAATTTATCTATAGAAGAAATTCAATTAGCTTCCAAAATAGATAATGAAGTTTTTGATTTAATTAGCAAAACTTTATGA